In one window of Romboutsia hominis DNA:
- a CDS encoding flavodoxin family protein has translation MFKEILIINGSPRKNKNCFSISKEISSKLEENNITYEIFNIYDMNIEYCTACGFCEKTGYCKFNDDMTPMYKMFDKAKGVIVISPVHFDCVSAKLKTVVDRTQAIYASKYILNKPSIDRDKTRIGMYIAVGGSTPYETQFMGGQIVMDFFFKSVNNKLKYNIYLNSTDKLGYSENQHFKNELDKAIKNYICDVKKLD, from the coding sequence ATGTTTAAAGAAATATTAATAATAAATGGAAGCCCAAGAAAAAATAAAAATTGTTTTTCGATATCTAAGGAAATAAGTTCTAAACTAGAAGAAAATAATATAACTTACGAAATATTTAACATATATGATATGAATATTGAGTATTGTACTGCTTGTGGATTTTGCGAAAAAACAGGTTATTGTAAATTTAATGATGATATGACTCCTATGTATAAAATGTTTGATAAAGCCAAAGGAGTTATAGTAATAAGCCCTGTACATTTTGATTGCGTATCTGCCAAATTAAAAACAGTAGTAGATAGAACTCAGGCTATATATGCAAGTAAGTATATTCTTAATAAGCCATCAATAGATAGAGATAAGACTCGTATAGGAATGTATATAGCTGTTGGAGGTTCAACACCATATGAAACTCAATTTATGGGTGGCCAAATAGTCATGGATTTTTTCTTTAAAAGTGTAAACAATAAATTAAAATATAATATTTACTTAAATAGTACAGATAAATTAGGGTATAGTGAAAATCAACACTTTAAAAATGAACTAGATAAGGCAATAAAAAATTATATATGTGATGTAAAGAAGCTTGATTAA
- a CDS encoding phosphatase PAP2 family protein, whose product MDIQLSILQFFQSLRSGVLDTLFLILTISTEIPVIVLLTTIMYWCINKKYGQKILFSLVGNVAINSGIKDVIKAKRPIGIEGITSQRVSTATGYSFPSGHTQTATSFWTSIIIIFKNTWISIIGAIIILGVGISRLYLGVHWPIDVIFGWGFGIIFTVIFSKFFDYVDNEKKYLSLILMLIPFALVAFLVNSSSYIKSFGLLTGFVLGYIVEDRYIQFETVSKNKNKINFSNKKDNKIAKNICRFLLGIITLGLVYLGLKYTMPSNNLFDYIRYTIVVFYGVCGVPFLFKIFKL is encoded by the coding sequence ATGGATATTCAATTAAGTATACTACAATTTTTTCAGTCTTTAAGATCTGGCGTATTAGATACTTTATTTTTAATACTTACTATAAGTACAGAAATACCTGTAATAGTTTTATTAACAACAATAATGTATTGGTGTATAAATAAAAAGTATGGTCAAAAGATATTATTTTCATTAGTAGGAAACGTGGCCATAAATTCAGGAATAAAAGATGTAATAAAGGCTAAAAGGCCAATAGGAATAGAAGGGATAACGTCTCAAAGAGTATCAACAGCAACAGGATATTCATTTCCAAGTGGACATACTCAAACTGCAACTTCATTTTGGACAAGTATAATAATTATATTCAAAAATACATGGATTAGTATAATAGGAGCTATTATAATTTTAGGAGTAGGCATATCTAGACTATACCTAGGAGTTCATTGGCCTATAGATGTAATATTTGGATGGGGATTTGGGATAATATTTACTGTAATATTTAGTAAATTTTTTGATTATGTAGATAATGAAAAAAAATATCTAAGTCTTATTTTAATGTTAATACCATTTGCATTAGTTGCATTTTTAGTAAATAGTTCGTCTTATATAAAATCATTTGGATTATTAACTGGATTTGTACTAGGGTATATAGTAGAAGATAGATATATACAGTTTGAAACAGTATCAAAAAATAAAAATAAAATAAACTTTAGTAACAAAAAAGATAATAAAATAGCTAAAAATATATGTAGATTTTTACTTGGAATAATAACTTTAGGATTAGTTTACTTAGGCTTAAAATATACTATGCCAAGTAACAACTTATTTGATTATATAAGATATACAATAGTAGTATTTTATGGAGTTTGTGGAGTGCCATTTCTGTTTAAGATATTTAAGCTATAG
- the aroC gene encoding chorismate synthase — MLRYLTSGESHGQSLISILDGVPANIELDFEEINKELKKRQGGYGRGGRMQIERDKINILGGVRGKKTLGGPISIEIKNKDYENWTKYMNPMEAVDLETRKVSNVRPGHADLVGCLKYDFEDARNVLERSSARETASRVAVGAICKQILKNFNVEFTSHVVNIGGVEDKNLYEFDYIKENVDTSQIRCVNKNLEEKIIERIDKAKSEGDTLGGVVEIRVKNIIPGLGSYTQFDKKIDGQLAMHLMATQAIKGVEIGIGFDVSSLAGSCVMDEISYDKNEGIKRATNRLGGIEGGMTTGEEIIIRCAMKPIPTLYKPLNSININTLESYSASIERSDNCAVPACSVVCENVVAFVICNHFLEKIGGDNLNDLKSNYNSYIKRLGERGWKR; from the coding sequence ATGCTAAGGTATTTAACAAGTGGAGAATCTCATGGGCAAAGCTTAATATCTATACTAGATGGAGTACCAGCTAATATAGAACTTGATTTTGAAGAAATAAACAAGGAGCTTAAAAAAAGACAAGGTGGCTACGGTCGTGGCGGCAGAATGCAAATAGAAAGAGATAAAATAAATATATTAGGTGGAGTTAGAGGTAAAAAAACCCTAGGTGGACCTATATCTATAGAAATAAAAAATAAAGATTATGAAAATTGGACAAAGTACATGAATCCAATGGAGGCAGTTGATTTAGAGACTAGAAAAGTAAGTAATGTAAGACCAGGACATGCAGACCTGGTAGGTTGCTTAAAATACGACTTTGAAGATGCTAGAAATGTACTTGAAAGGTCTAGTGCCAGAGAAACTGCAAGTAGAGTAGCCGTAGGTGCTATATGCAAGCAAATACTTAAAAATTTTAATGTAGAATTTACATCTCATGTAGTAAATATTGGTGGTGTAGAAGATAAAAATTTATATGAATTTGATTATATAAAGGAAAATGTAGATACTAGTCAAATAAGATGTGTAAATAAAAACCTAGAAGAAAAAATCATAGAAAGAATAGATAAAGCGAAATCAGAAGGTGATACATTAGGTGGAGTTGTAGAAATAAGAGTAAAAAATATTATTCCTGGGCTAGGTTCATATACTCAGTTTGATAAGAAAATAGATGGACAACTTGCTATGCATTTAATGGCTACTCAAGCCATAAAAGGAGTAGAAATAGGAATTGGATTTGATGTTAGCTCTTTAGCAGGGTCTTGTGTTATGGATGAAATAAGCTATGACAAAAATGAAGGTATAAAAAGAGCTACAAATAGACTAGGTGGAATAGAAGGTGGAATGACTACAGGAGAAGAGATTATAATAAGATGTGCAATGAAGCCAATACCTACATTATATAAACCATTAAATTCTATAAATATAAATACACTGGAAAGTTATAGTGCAAGTATTGAACGTTCAGATAATTGTGCTGTTCCTGCTTGCAGTGTAGTTTGTGAAAATGTAGTAGCTTTTGTTATATGTAATCACTTCCTAGAAAAAATAGGTGGAGACAACTTAAATGACTTAAAATCAAATTATAATTCATACATAAAAAGGTTAGGTGAAAGAGGATGGAAAAGATAG
- a CDS encoding GAF domain-containing SpoIIE family protein phosphatase, which yields MQNFNTDSHRMKNLVDISAMVTSSTDFYSIKDKIVDKMLEVVHPTKACVNLFYRNDYKYAYLVCSQTLEYIPQVFPMDHVPPVKSMSNPIGIKIDFNEYPKYVHEAVEEKKIIYIENVFEEERAKDERDLAIKEGYTGRIVFPFIINDKVVGFMTCFLSKNDSICEQDIDFISSVASLLSLSIEITTKNNNMQFLVHKLRGAINSINAATKKLYSSNNITVFLEQLSKQACNMTNSKEALILVDDNDYKDRAFNYYNVEDKNKINLYPMLESIQARKSIGEYHNNVNIKSESEDTIKSYIYYKLRYRNKVIGCIVCANSQNYTKDDLNILSILAKQVSVGMQLYKYNLEEVKHKVLDNELNLLNKQQKLIMDDAKLELSNNKELDYYHRPARVVGGDFYYAMKVDDDNTVYILADVMGHGMISNYMVAMIKGAFKVLANHYKTPGEILTKLNKMLYDEFDKMDVFATCLVSVINSKENKITISNAGHYSPIIIKNNGEIEGNLNCKKGIPIGIMDEAEYANNSFDISNYSLLCMYTDGILEIKNESKEEYGVSRLEKFLQDNYQIGHEVLQGKLEEELIDFAGKDNFDDDILVVMLKDK from the coding sequence ATGCAAAATTTTAATACTGATAGCCATAGAATGAAAAACTTAGTAGACATATCAGCTATGGTAACTAGTTCAACAGATTTTTATTCTATAAAAGATAAGATAGTAGACAAGATGTTAGAAGTTGTTCATCCAACTAAGGCTTGTGTTAATTTATTTTATCGAAATGACTATAAATACGCATACTTGGTGTGTTCTCAGACTTTAGAGTATATACCACAAGTATTCCCTATGGATCATGTACCACCAGTAAAATCTATGAGTAATCCAATAGGTATTAAAATAGATTTTAATGAATATCCTAAATATGTTCATGAAGCTGTAGAAGAAAAGAAAATAATATATATAGAAAATGTCTTTGAAGAGGAAAGGGCAAAAGACGAAAGAGACTTAGCTATAAAAGAAGGTTATACGGGAAGGATAGTATTTCCTTTTATAATAAACGATAAAGTAGTTGGATTTATGACTTGCTTTTTATCAAAAAATGATAGTATCTGTGAACAAGATATAGACTTTATATCATCTGTTGCATCATTGCTTAGTTTATCAATAGAAATAACTACTAAAAACAATAATATGCAATTTTTAGTACATAAATTAAGAGGTGCTATAAATTCAATAAATGCTGCAACTAAAAAGCTTTATTCAAGTAATAATATAACAGTATTCTTAGAGCAATTAAGTAAACAAGCTTGTAATATGACAAACAGCAAAGAAGCTTTGATATTAGTAGATGATAATGATTATAAAGATAGAGCATTTAACTATTACAATGTTGAAGATAAAAATAAAATAAACCTATATCCAATGTTAGAAAGTATCCAAGCGAGAAAATCAATTGGGGAATATCACAATAATGTAAATATAAAATCTGAGTCAGAAGATACTATAAAAAGTTATATATATTATAAGTTAAGATATAGAAATAAAGTTATCGGATGTATAGTATGCGCTAATAGTCAAAACTATACAAAAGATGATTTGAATATATTAAGTATATTAGCAAAACAAGTATCAGTAGGTATGCAACTGTATAAATATAATTTAGAAGAAGTAAAGCATAAAGTACTTGATAATGAATTAAACCTTTTAAATAAACAGCAAAAGTTAATAATGGATGATGCTAAATTAGAATTAAGTAACAATAAAGAGTTAGATTACTATCATAGACCAGCAAGAGTAGTTGGAGGGGACTTCTACTATGCTATGAAGGTAGATGATGATAATACAGTTTATATTTTGGCAGATGTTATGGGTCATGGTATGATTTCAAACTATATGGTTGCTATGATAAAAGGTGCCTTTAAAGTGTTAGCAAATCATTATAAAACACCTGGAGAAATACTTACAAAGTTAAATAAAATGTTATATGATGAATTTGATAAAATGGACGTATTTGCTACATGTTTAGTAAGTGTTATAAATTCAAAAGAAAATAAAATAACAATATCCAACGCAGGACATTATAGTCCTATAATAATAAAGAATAATGGAGAAATAGAAGGAAATTTAAACTGTAAAAAAGGTATACCAATAGGGATAATGGATGAAGCTGAATATGCAAACAACTCTTTTGATATATCAAACTATTCACTATTATGCATGTACACAGATGGAATTTTAGAAATAAAAAATGAGTCAAAAGAAGAATATGGGGTATCTAGATTAGAGAAATTCCTTCAAGATAATTACCAAATAGGTCATGAAGTTTTACAAGGAAAGCTAGAAGAAGAGTTAATAGACTTTGCAGGTAAAGATAACTTTGATGATGATATATTAGTAGTTATGTTAAAGGATAAATAG
- the hpt gene encoding hypoxanthine phosphoribosyltransferase → MFKITEVLLTEEQIAKKVEEIAKQIEKDFKGEELLVVGILKGASVFVSDLIRKIDLDVNIDFMSVSSYGKSTESSGVVKILKDLDVNIEGKNVLVVEDIIDSGLTLSKLVDVLQTRNPKTLKLCTLLDKPERRKANIPVDYVGFTIEDNFIVGYGIDWAEKYRNLPYIGIVGEE, encoded by the coding sequence ATGTTCAAAATTACAGAAGTATTATTAACAGAAGAACAAATAGCTAAAAAAGTAGAAGAGATAGCAAAACAAATAGAAAAAGACTTCAAAGGTGAAGAATTATTAGTAGTAGGGATACTAAAGGGTGCTAGTGTGTTTGTTTCTGACTTAATAAGAAAAATAGACTTAGATGTTAATATAGATTTTATGAGTGTATCAAGTTATGGAAAATCAACTGAAAGTTCAGGTGTTGTAAAAATACTAAAGGACTTAGATGTTAATATAGAAGGAAAAAATGTATTAGTAGTAGAAGATATAATAGATTCAGGATTAACATTAAGCAAATTAGTTGATGTACTACAAACTAGAAATCCAAAAACATTAAAATTATGTACACTATTAGATAAGCCTGAAAGAAGAAAAGCTAATATACCAGTAGACTATGTAGGGTTTACTATAGAAGACAATTTTATAGTAGGATATGGAATAGACTGGGCAGAAAAATACAGAAACTTACCTTATATAGGAATAGTTGGAGAAGAATAA
- a CDS encoding NAD(P)/FAD-dependent oxidoreductase, with the protein MKKVVVIGAGAAGMMAAATAADRGLDVTLVEKNHRVGRKILITGKGRCNITNNCDIEELIENVPTNGKFLYSAFYTFTNEDVINMFESLGVKTKTERGNRVFPESDKAHDIANALHKQVIDKKVKLLLNTKVEEIIAKDKKIEKVILDNKKEIQCDAVIVATGGVSYPLTGSTGDGYKFAKKYGHTIIDPKPSLIGLEICESFVSELEKLSLRNIKIELYNGKNKKIYDDFGELEFTKYGIDGPVVKSASCMMKDLSKNTYKIVLDLKPALDEEKLDKRIQRDFQKYTNKAFKNSLDDLLPKKLIPVIIKLSGIDENTVVHQISREQRKALVHLLKNINLTVKRYRPIEEAIITSGGVKVGEINASTMESKLIDGLFFAGEVIDVDAYTGGFNLQIAFSTGYLAGYYC; encoded by the coding sequence TTGAAAAAAGTAGTAGTAATAGGAGCTGGAGCAGCTGGTATGATGGCAGCGGCAACTGCAGCAGATAGAGGATTAGACGTAACATTAGTAGAGAAAAATCATAGAGTAGGGCGAAAAATATTAATAACAGGAAAAGGTAGATGTAATATAACTAATAACTGTGATATAGAAGAATTAATAGAAAATGTACCTACAAATGGTAAATTTTTATATAGTGCATTTTATACATTTACAAACGAAGATGTTATAAATATGTTTGAAAGTTTAGGTGTAAAAACTAAGACAGAAAGAGGAAATAGAGTATTTCCAGAAAGTGATAAGGCACATGATATAGCTAATGCACTTCATAAACAAGTAATAGATAAAAAAGTAAAATTGTTATTAAATACTAAAGTAGAAGAAATAATAGCAAAAGATAAAAAAATAGAAAAAGTAATATTAGACAACAAAAAAGAAATACAATGCGATGCTGTAATAGTTGCTACTGGAGGAGTTAGTTATCCTCTAACGGGTTCTACTGGAGATGGATATAAATTTGCTAAAAAATATGGACATACTATAATAGATCCTAAACCTTCTTTAATAGGGCTTGAAATATGTGAAAGTTTTGTAAGTGAATTAGAAAAATTATCTCTTAGAAATATAAAAATAGAGTTATATAACGGAAAAAATAAGAAAATATACGATGACTTTGGAGAATTAGAATTTACAAAGTATGGTATAGATGGACCGGTTGTAAAGTCAGCTAGTTGTATGATGAAAGATTTATCAAAAAATACTTATAAGATAGTTCTAGATTTAAAACCAGCACTAGATGAAGAAAAATTAGATAAAAGAATACAAAGAGATTTCCAAAAGTATACTAACAAGGCCTTTAAAAACTCTTTAGATGACTTATTGCCAAAAAAATTAATACCAGTAATAATAAAGTTAAGTGGCATAGATGAAAATACTGTAGTTCATCAAATATCTAGAGAACAAAGAAAAGCATTAGTACATTTATTAAAAAATATTAATTTAACAGTAAAAAGATATAGACCAATAGAAGAGGCTATAATAACTTCAGGTGGAGTTAAAGTTGGGGAGATAAATGCAAGTACAATGGAATCAAAGCTAATAGATGGATTATTTTTTGCAGGAGAAGTAATTGATGTTGATGCTTATACTGGGGGATTTAATCTTCAAATAGCATTTTCAACAGGTTATTTAGCCGGATATTATTGTTAG
- a CDS encoding alpha/beta-type small acid-soluble spore protein, protein MSNNNNNNKTVVPGAKQALNQMKLEIANELGMTNYQQMDKGNLTARENGYVGGYMTKKLVEMAEQQMSGQQQQ, encoded by the coding sequence ATGTCAAACAACAACAATAACAACAAAACAGTAGTTCCAGGAGCTAAACAAGCATTAAATCAAATGAAATTAGAAATAGCTAATGAGCTTGGAATGACAAATTACCAACAAATGGACAAAGGAAATCTTACTGCAAGAGAAAATGGTTATGTAGGTGGATACATGACTAAAAAGTTAGTTGAAATGGCAGAACAACAAATGTCAGGACAACAACAACAATAA
- a CDS encoding pyridoxal phosphate-dependent aminotransferase: MSLNHGANLYDLSKKYGFSKEEFLDFSSNINPLGASNAAKDIVIKNIDQVSIYPDPDYTNLKNSISSYCHCNKENIVLGSGATELISSFIKTINPTKALLLSPAYSEYEKELKKINCNIDKYYSKHENDFKIDIDKLINHINSNKYNLIIICNPNNPTGFTFSKAEIKTLLESTNTFFMIDETYIEFTDTKAFSSTSLVDDYNNIFVIRGTSKFFSTPGIRLGYGLISNTSVKDSISSHLDLWNINIFATLMGEVMFKDTHFIENTINVMTKERDYLFDNLRNIDDLNVYDSQGNFILCEIKSKKLTASELRDKLIPHKIIIRDCASFDGLNEYFFRVCILKPEDNRLLINSLNNIF; encoded by the coding sequence TTGAGTTTAAACCATGGTGCTAATTTATATGACTTATCGAAAAAATATGGATTTTCAAAAGAAGAATTTCTAGATTTTAGTTCTAATATAAATCCTTTAGGTGCATCTAATGCTGCTAAAGACATTGTGATTAAAAATATAGATCAGGTTTCTATATATCCAGACCCTGATTACACAAATTTAAAAAATTCTATTTCTTCTTATTGTCATTGTAATAAAGAAAACATAGTATTAGGAAGTGGTGCAACAGAGCTTATTTCTTCATTTATAAAAACTATAAATCCTACTAAAGCTCTACTTTTATCACCTGCTTATTCTGAGTATGAAAAAGAATTAAAAAAGATAAACTGTAATATAGACAAATATTACTCAAAACATGAAAATGACTTTAAGATTGATATTGATAAATTAATAAATCACATAAATAGTAATAAATATAATTTGATTATTATCTGTAACCCTAATAATCCAACTGGTTTTACTTTCTCAAAAGCTGAGATAAAAACTTTACTTGAAAGTACTAATACTTTCTTTATGATTGATGAAACTTACATAGAATTTACAGATACTAAAGCTTTTTCTTCAACATCTTTAGTTGATGATTATAATAATATATTTGTTATAAGAGGTACTTCTAAGTTCTTCTCAACCCCTGGTATTAGACTAGGATATGGGCTTATATCTAATACTAGTGTAAAAGATAGTATATCATCTCATCTTGATTTATGGAATATAAATATATTTGCTACATTAATGGGTGAGGTTATGTTTAAAGATACACACTTCATAGAAAATACTATTAATGTTATGACTAAAGAAAGAGATTATTTATTTGATAATTTAAGAAATATAGATGATTTAAATGTTTATGATAGCCAAGGTAATTTTATATTATGTGAAATAAAATCAAAAAAATTAACTGCAAGTGAATTAAGAGATAAGCTTATTCCACATAAAATAATTATAAGAGATTGTGCTTCTTTTGATGGACTTAACGAGTATTTCTTTAGAGTTTGTATTTTAAAACCTGAAGATAATAGACTTTTAATAAATTCTTTAAATAATATATTTTAA
- the aroB gene encoding 3-dehydroquinate synthase has translation MEKIETAICSVVIDKDYKSFNEAVKLVNSNDINKGLIKADIDLNDIYDKVLIISDDNVYKHMMKEFTSSIKAKYIYEYIVSPGEQSKSLDVYEEIMNYCIRINLSRKSLILALGGGVVGDLAGFIASTYMRGIDIIQVPTSLLAQVDSSIGGKTGINLGNFKNIMGSFYQPKLTYINVNSLKSLSEEEFISGMAEVIKYSAIYDYEFLDYLIENSEAILNKEEKYLYYIVKKCAGIKVEVVSNDEKEGGLRKILNFGHTFGHGVEKLLKISHGKAVSIGMAMAFKLSLDEKLISKEYYDKFIRVINLYKLPLKYDLNENMDKDHIAKEILYIMKSDKKNSFGKINLILPTELGKVSLMDNIDEEKILNIIRESQNA, from the coding sequence ATGGAAAAGATAGAAACTGCTATTTGTAGTGTAGTAATAGATAAAGATTATAAATCCTTTAATGAAGCTGTAAAATTAGTAAACTCAAATGATATAAATAAAGGTTTAATAAAAGCTGATATAGATTTAAATGATATATACGACAAAGTACTTATAATAAGTGATGATAATGTATATAAACATATGATGAAAGAATTTACAAGTTCTATAAAAGCTAAGTACATATATGAATATATAGTGTCACCAGGAGAACAATCTAAATCTTTAGATGTTTATGAGGAAATAATGAACTACTGTATAAGAATAAATTTATCTAGAAAATCTTTAATATTAGCCTTAGGAGGTGGAGTAGTAGGAGACCTTGCAGGGTTTATAGCATCTACTTATATGAGAGGAATTGACATTATACAAGTTCCTACAAGTTTACTTGCTCAAGTCGACTCTTCTATAGGTGGAAAAACAGGTATAAATCTAGGCAATTTTAAAAATATAATGGGAAGTTTTTATCAACCAAAACTTACTTATATAAATGTGAATTCTTTAAAAAGTTTAAGTGAAGAAGAATTTATAAGTGGTATGGCAGAGGTTATAAAGTATAGTGCAATATATGATTATGAATTTCTAGATTATCTAATAGAAAATAGTGAAGCTATATTAAATAAGGAAGAGAAATACTTATACTATATAGTAAAAAAATGCGCAGGTATAAAGGTAGAAGTAGTATCTAATGATGAAAAAGAAGGTGGACTTAGAAAAATACTAAATTTTGGACATACCTTTGGACATGGAGTAGAAAAACTATTAAAAATTAGCCATGGTAAGGCTGTAAGTATAGGTATGGCTATGGCATTTAAACTTTCATTAGATGAAAAATTAATATCCAAAGAGTATTATGATAAATTTATAAGAGTTATAAATTTATACAAACTACCTTTAAAATATGATTTAAATGAAAATATGGATAAAGATCATATTGCAAAAGAGATACTATACATAATGAAGAGTGATAAGAAAAATAGCTTTGGTAAAATAAACTTAATACTTCCAACAGAACTAGGAAAAGTAAGTTTAATGGATAATATAGATGAAGAAAAAATACTTAATATAATAAGGGAGAGTCAGAATGCTTAG
- a CDS encoding KUP/HAK/KT family potassium transporter yields MKEGKSIMKSKKVSIASLLVALGIVYGDIGTSPLYVMNSILSTNKGQVSTDLVLGGISLVIWTLTLQTTIKYVILTLKADNNGEGGIFSLYTLVRKRAKWAIVPAVIGGASLLADGMITPPVTVTSSVEGLQMIFPLSLNMILIIVVSILILLFSFQNCGTMKIGKLFGPIMFLWFSMLAILGISQIINNPQIIKAINPYYGIKLLIENPKSTYILGAVFLCTTGAEALYSDLGHCGRKNIYYTWFFVKVCLILNYLGQGAWLMLREGDVVINNPFFSIMPKWFIVPGVIIATIASIIASQALISGAFSLISEAIKLNLFPRLLIKYPNEEKGQIYIPVINFTLGIGCILLVLYFKKSENMEAAYGLAITVTMLMTTILLSQYEKYNNRKATRSVLVLIVFGIIELSFLYANLSKFFRGGYITVLIGFIIMFVMYSWVYGLKIKERYNHFTKLSKYKDRFKSIIEDTTLPLYSTHLVYLTQTSTRGYIEDNILYSIFNKSPKRAKFYWFVNVRVTDEPYTMSYKVHTIIPNQIFKIEFELGFKVNQTVNIFLREVIEELISTEELKITLKEYMIDNNLEKNVGDFKFVLLEENLSNESNLSKWDSFIIGFKILIKKITVSPAKRFGIDTSIVEVEKVPIIIGKRKKVKLTRIK; encoded by the coding sequence ATGAAAGAAGGTAAATCAATTATGAAAAGCAAAAAAGTAAGTATAGCATCGTTATTAGTAGCATTAGGTATCGTATATGGAGATATAGGTACATCACCTTTATATGTTATGAATTCAATATTATCAACTAATAAAGGACAGGTTTCTACGGATTTAGTATTAGGAGGAATATCACTTGTTATTTGGACATTAACACTTCAAACAACTATAAAATATGTAATATTAACTCTTAAAGCGGATAATAACGGAGAAGGTGGAATATTTTCATTATATACTTTAGTAAGAAAAAGAGCTAAATGGGCAATTGTACCAGCGGTTATAGGCGGAGCATCACTTTTAGCAGATGGGATGATAACACCTCCAGTAACTGTTACATCATCTGTTGAAGGGTTACAAATGATATTTCCACTAAGTCTTAATATGATATTAATTATAGTAGTATCAATATTAATATTATTATTTTCTTTTCAAAACTGTGGAACTATGAAGATAGGAAAGCTTTTTGGTCCTATTATGTTTTTATGGTTTTCTATGTTAGCTATACTTGGTATATCTCAAATAATTAATAATCCACAAATAATAAAAGCTATAAATCCTTATTATGGAATAAAATTATTAATTGAAAATCCCAAAAGTACTTATATTTTAGGAGCCGTATTTCTTTGTACAACAGGTGCAGAAGCGTTATATTCTGATCTTGGACATTGTGGAAGAAAAAATATATACTATACATGGTTTTTTGTAAAGGTATGTTTAATACTTAATTACTTAGGACAAGGAGCATGGCTTATGTTAAGAGAAGGAGATGTAGTAATAAATAATCCATTTTTCTCAATAATGCCAAAGTGGTTTATTGTACCAGGGGTCATAATAGCGACAATAGCATCAATTATCGCAAGTCAGGCACTTATTTCTGGGGCATTTTCATTAATATCAGAGGCAATAAAATTAAATCTTTTTCCTAGATTATTAATTAAATATCCAAATGAGGAAAAAGGTCAAATATATATACCAGTAATTAATTTTACATTAGGAATAGGCTGTATATTGTTAGTTTTATACTTTAAAAAATCTGAGAATATGGAAGCTGCATATGGACTTGCTATTACAGTTACTATGCTTATGACAACCATATTATTATCTCAGTATGAAAAATATAACAATAGAAAAGCTACAAGGTCTGTATTAGTTTTAATTGTTTTTGGAATAATCGAATTAAGTTTTTTATATGCAAATTTATCTAAGTTTTTTAGAGGAGGATATATAACTGTATTAATAGGATTTATTATAATGTTTGTTATGTATTCATGGGTATATGGATTAAAGATAAAGGAAAGATACAATCATTTTACCAAGCTATCTAAATATAAAGATAGATTTAAATCTATAATAGAAGATACAACATTGCCCCTATATTCAACACATCTAGTGTATTTAACTCAAACTAGCACTAGGGGGTATATAGAAGATAATATATTATATTCTATATTTAATAAATCACCAAAACGCGCTAAATTCTATTGGTTTGTTAACGTAAGAGTAACTGACGAGCCGTATACTATGAGTTATAAGGTTCATACTATAATACCTAATCAAATATTTAAGATAGAATTTGAACTAGGATTTAAAGTAAATCAAACAGTAAATATATTTTTAAGAGAAGTAATAGAAGAATTAATATCTACAGAAGAATTAAAAATTACACTAAAGGAATATATGATAGATAACAATTTAGAGAAAAATGTTGGAGACTTTAAATTTGTATTGTTAGAAGAAAATTTATCTAATGAAAGTAACCTTTCAAAATGGGATAGTTTTATAATAGGTTTTAAGATACTTATAAAAAAAATAACAGTATCTCCAGCTAAGAGGTTTGGTATAGATACTAGTATTGTTGAAGTTGAGAAAGTTCCTATTATAATAGGAAAAAGGAAAAAGGTAAAATTAACTAGAATAAAATAA